The Catenuloplanes niger genome includes a window with the following:
- the lpdA gene encoding dihydrolipoyl dehydrogenase produces the protein MTVVCSDATWELTVSQPNGETFDIVILGAGSGGYATALRAVQLGLTVALVEKDKLGGTCLHVGCIPTKALLHAAEVADETRESAQFGVKAEFHGIDMAGVNSYKDGVISRLYKGLSGMLNGNKSITVIEGEGKLVAPNTVEVNGNRYVGRNVVLASGSFSRSLPGLDVDGEKIITSEHALKLDRVPKSVIVLGGGVIGVEFASVWSSFGADVTIIEALPRLVAAEDAEVSKAVERAFRKRKINFKVGKPFEKVEKTENGVRATIQGGEVVEAELLLVAVGRGPRTQGLGYEEQGIKMERGFVLTDERLRTNVPNVFAVGDIVPGLQLAHRGFQQGIFVAEEIAGQNPAVIDELGIPRVTYSNPEIASVGLTEAKAREQYGDKVKTYNYNLGGNGKSQILKTTGFIKLVGVEDGPVVGVHMVGARVGELIGEAQLIYNWEAFPGEVAQLVHAHPTQNEALGEAHLALAGKPLHAHA, from the coding sequence GTGACCGTCGTATGCAGCGACGCGACTTGGGAGTTGACTGTGAGCCAGCCGAACGGCGAAACCTTCGACATCGTCATTCTCGGCGCCGGCAGTGGTGGCTACGCCACGGCGCTCCGCGCGGTCCAGCTGGGCCTGACCGTGGCCCTGGTGGAGAAGGACAAGCTGGGCGGCACCTGCCTGCACGTCGGCTGCATCCCGACGAAGGCGCTGCTGCACGCGGCCGAGGTCGCGGACGAGACGCGCGAGTCCGCGCAGTTCGGCGTGAAGGCCGAGTTCCACGGCATCGACATGGCCGGCGTCAACTCGTACAAGGACGGTGTCATCTCCCGTCTGTACAAGGGCCTGTCCGGCATGCTGAACGGCAACAAGTCGATCACCGTGATCGAGGGCGAGGGCAAGCTCGTCGCGCCGAACACGGTCGAGGTGAACGGCAACCGCTACGTCGGCCGCAACGTCGTGCTGGCCTCCGGGTCGTTCTCCCGCAGCCTGCCGGGTCTGGACGTGGACGGCGAGAAGATCATCACCAGCGAGCACGCGCTGAAGCTGGACCGCGTGCCCAAGTCGGTGATCGTGCTCGGTGGCGGCGTGATCGGCGTCGAGTTCGCCAGCGTGTGGAGCTCGTTCGGCGCGGACGTCACCATCATCGAGGCGCTGCCCCGCCTGGTCGCCGCGGAGGACGCGGAGGTCTCCAAGGCGGTCGAGCGCGCGTTCCGCAAGCGGAAGATCAACTTCAAGGTCGGCAAGCCGTTCGAGAAGGTCGAGAAGACCGAGAACGGCGTGCGCGCCACCATCCAGGGCGGCGAGGTCGTCGAGGCCGAGCTGCTGCTGGTCGCCGTCGGCCGCGGCCCGCGCACCCAGGGCCTGGGCTACGAGGAGCAGGGCATCAAGATGGAGCGCGGCTTCGTCCTCACCGACGAGCGCCTGCGCACCAACGTGCCGAACGTGTTCGCCGTCGGCGACATCGTGCCCGGCCTGCAGCTCGCGCACCGCGGCTTCCAGCAGGGCATCTTCGTCGCCGAGGAGATCGCGGGCCAGAACCCGGCCGTCATCGACGAGCTCGGCATCCCGCGCGTCACCTACTCCAACCCGGAGATCGCGTCCGTCGGCCTGACCGAGGCGAAGGCCCGCGAGCAGTACGGCGACAAGGTGAAGACCTACAACTACAACCTGGGCGGCAACGGCAAGAGCCAGATCCTCAAGACCACCGGCTTCATCAAGCTGGTCGGCGTGGAGGACGGCCCGGTCGTCGGCGTCCACATGGTCGGTGCGCGCGTCGGTGAGCTGATCGGTGAGGCGCAGCTGATCTACAACTGGGAGGCGTTCCCGGGCGAGGTGGCTCAGCTCGTCCACGCCCACCCCACCCAGAACGAGGCGCTGGGCGAGGCACACCTGGCCCTGGCGGGCAAGCCGCTGCACGCACACGCCTGA
- the sucB gene encoding 2-oxoglutarate dehydrogenase, E2 component, dihydrolipoamide succinyltransferase produces the protein MPVSVTMPRLGESVTEGTVTRWLKQVGDTVEADEPLLEVSTDKVDTEIPSPASGVLTSILVNEDETAEVGSELAVIGGEGDAPAAAPAPDAGQQDVDDAAVEARTEQSTSADTPENLETPAPSSASGSDSGSGASSGSGDAEGTVVTMPALGESVTEGTVTRWLKEVGDTVEVDEPLLEVSTDKVDTEIPSPAAGTLLEIKVQQDDTAEVGAALAVIGAAGGAAPKAEKAPEPGPAAPAAESYATPSPAAEAPASAPKQAEAPKAEAPKAETATPAEAPKPVPADKPATVATAESNGAPVENEAAYVTPLVRKLAAEHDVDLGSLTGTGVGGRIRKQDVLDAAEKAKAAAAKPAPAAAPAAAPAPAAQSKAKPAPSPLRGRTEKMTRTRATIAKRMVESLQISAQLTTVVEVDMTKVAKLRAQVKDAFQQRHGVKLSFMPFLALATVEALQQHPVVNSRIDQEAGTVTYFDAEHLAIAVDTPKGLIVPVIKDAGDLNLGGLAKRIADVAERTRNNKIGPDEISGGTFTLTNTGSRGALFDTPIINQPQVGILGTGAIVKRAVVVDDPELGEIIVPRSMMYLALSYDHRIVDGADAARFLTTMKERLEAGHFEGELGL, from the coding sequence ATGCCGGTATCGGTCACCATGCCCCGGCTCGGCGAGAGCGTCACCGAGGGCACCGTCACGCGCTGGCTGAAGCAGGTCGGCGACACGGTCGAGGCGGACGAGCCGCTGCTCGAGGTCTCCACCGACAAGGTCGACACCGAGATCCCGTCCCCCGCGTCCGGCGTGCTGACCAGCATCCTGGTGAACGAGGACGAGACCGCCGAGGTCGGCAGTGAGCTGGCGGTCATCGGTGGCGAGGGTGACGCCCCCGCCGCCGCACCGGCCCCGGACGCCGGGCAGCAGGACGTGGACGACGCGGCCGTCGAGGCGCGCACCGAGCAGTCCACCTCGGCGGACACCCCGGAGAACCTGGAGACCCCGGCGCCGTCGTCGGCCTCCGGCTCGGACTCCGGCTCCGGTGCGAGCTCCGGCTCGGGCGACGCCGAGGGCACGGTCGTGACGATGCCCGCGCTGGGCGAGAGCGTCACCGAGGGTACGGTCACCCGCTGGCTCAAGGAGGTCGGCGACACGGTCGAGGTCGACGAGCCGCTGCTCGAGGTCTCCACCGACAAGGTCGACACCGAGATCCCGTCGCCGGCCGCCGGCACGCTGCTGGAGATCAAGGTCCAGCAGGACGACACCGCGGAGGTCGGTGCGGCGCTGGCCGTGATCGGCGCCGCCGGTGGTGCCGCGCCGAAGGCGGAGAAGGCCCCGGAGCCCGGCCCGGCCGCGCCGGCCGCCGAGTCCTACGCGACGCCGTCCCCGGCCGCCGAGGCCCCCGCGTCCGCACCGAAGCAGGCCGAGGCGCCCAAGGCGGAGGCCCCGAAGGCGGAGACCGCCACGCCGGCCGAGGCGCCGAAGCCGGTGCCGGCCGACAAGCCCGCCACCGTGGCGACCGCCGAGTCCAACGGCGCGCCGGTCGAGAACGAGGCCGCGTACGTGACGCCGCTGGTCCGCAAGCTGGCCGCGGAGCACGACGTCGACCTCGGCTCGCTGACCGGCACCGGCGTCGGTGGCCGCATCCGCAAGCAGGACGTGCTCGACGCCGCGGAGAAGGCGAAGGCGGCCGCCGCCAAGCCGGCCCCCGCCGCCGCACCGGCCGCGGCCCCGGCCCCGGCCGCGCAGAGCAAGGCCAAGCCGGCGCCGAGCCCGCTGCGTGGCCGCACCGAGAAGATGACCCGGACCCGCGCGACGATCGCGAAGCGCATGGTCGAGTCGCTGCAGATCTCGGCGCAGCTCACCACCGTGGTCGAGGTCGACATGACCAAGGTCGCGAAGCTGCGGGCCCAGGTGAAGGACGCGTTCCAGCAGCGGCACGGCGTGAAGCTGTCGTTCATGCCGTTCCTGGCGCTGGCCACGGTCGAGGCGCTGCAGCAGCACCCGGTCGTGAACTCGCGGATCGACCAGGAGGCCGGCACGGTCACCTACTTCGACGCCGAGCACCTGGCGATCGCGGTGGACACGCCGAAGGGCCTGATCGTCCCGGTGATCAAGGACGCGGGCGACCTGAACCTGGGTGGCCTGGCCAAGCGCATCGCGGACGTGGCCGAGCGCACCCGCAACAACAAGATCGGTCCGGACGAGATCTCGGGCGGCACGTTCACGCTGACCAACACGGGCAGCCGGGGCGCGCTCTTCGACACGCCGATCATCAACCAGCCGCAGGTCGGCATCCTCGGCACCGGCGCGATCGTCAAGCGCGCCGTGGTCGTGGACGACCCGGAGCTGGGCGAGATCATCGTGCCGCGCTCCATGATGTACCTGGCGCTCTCCTACGACCACCGGATCGTGGACGGCGCGGACGCGGCCCGCTTCCTCACCACCATGAAGGAGCGGCTGGAGGCCGGCCACTTCGAGGGCGAACTCGGCCTGTAA
- a CDS encoding SCO5389 family protein — protein MSLDVPTALLDRVERGEVVNDAEFVDVVRQSLPYAWMIVSEVASRSAAGDGEFEDHAVPPPSEQERGQLLRALASDAIRGGLERHFGVKLAFQNCHRVAAFKLSAVGGETYQRFISPTAQIANQSPELRDC, from the coding sequence ATGTCCCTCGACGTACCCACCGCCCTGCTCGACCGGGTCGAGCGTGGCGAGGTCGTCAACGACGCCGAGTTCGTCGACGTCGTGCGCCAGTCCCTGCCGTACGCCTGGATGATCGTCTCCGAGGTGGCGTCCCGCTCCGCCGCGGGCGACGGCGAGTTCGAGGACCACGCGGTGCCGCCGCCCAGCGAGCAGGAGCGCGGCCAGCTGCTGCGCGCGCTCGCCAGCGACGCCATCCGCGGTGGGCTGGAGCGTCACTTCGGCGTGAAGCTCGCGTTCCAGAACTGCCACCGGGTCGCCGCGTTCAAGCTCTCGGCGGTCGGCGGCGAGACGTACCAGCGGTTCATCTCGCCGACCGCGCAGATCGCCAACCAGAGCCCCGAGCTGCGCGACTGCTGA
- a CDS encoding ATP-binding protein, producing MKVAFVGKGGSGKTTLAGLFARHLAAAGAPVLALDADINQHLAAALGATDDEAVLLPALGDHLGEIKEYLRGDNPRIADAASMVKTTPPGRGSRLIGVDRPNPLYDALVRDVNGVRLAVTGPFASEDLGVACYHSKVGAVELLLNHLADGPGEYAVVDMTAGADSFASGLFTRFDLTFLVCEPTVRSVGVYRQYTGYARDFGVRVKVIGNKVDDESDVEFLRAEVGDDLAGWIGRSAFVKAAERGRFQPIDALEPANRAVLADMRARVDACGKDWATYARQAAEFHRRNAAAWASDRVGADLTEQIDPDFIINPAGIDVALRS from the coding sequence GTGAAAGTTGCTTTTGTCGGTAAGGGCGGCAGCGGTAAGACCACGCTCGCCGGGCTCTTCGCGCGCCACCTGGCCGCCGCCGGCGCCCCGGTGCTCGCGCTGGACGCCGACATCAACCAGCACCTGGCCGCGGCCCTCGGCGCCACGGACGACGAGGCGGTGCTGCTGCCCGCGCTCGGCGACCACCTCGGCGAGATCAAGGAGTACCTGCGCGGCGACAACCCGCGCATCGCGGACGCGGCCTCCATGGTCAAGACCACGCCGCCCGGCCGTGGCTCCCGGCTGATCGGCGTCGACCGGCCGAACCCGCTCTATGACGCGCTGGTCCGCGACGTCAACGGCGTGCGGCTCGCGGTGACCGGCCCGTTCGCGTCCGAGGACCTGGGCGTGGCCTGCTACCACTCCAAGGTCGGCGCGGTGGAGCTGCTGCTCAACCACCTGGCGGACGGTCCCGGCGAGTACGCGGTGGTGGACATGACCGCGGGCGCGGACTCGTTCGCGTCCGGCCTGTTCACCCGCTTCGACCTGACGTTCCTGGTCTGCGAGCCGACCGTACGCAGCGTGGGCGTCTACCGGCAGTACACCGGCTACGCCCGGGACTTCGGCGTGCGGGTGAAGGTGATCGGCAACAAGGTCGACGACGAGTCCGACGTGGAGTTCCTGCGCGCCGAGGTCGGCGACGACCTGGCCGGCTGGATCGGCCGGTCCGCGTTCGTGAAGGCGGCGGAGCGCGGTCGGTTCCAGCCGATCGACGCGCTCGAGCCGGCGAACCGCGCGGTGCTGGCCGACATGCGGGCCCGGGTGGACGCGTGCGGCAAGGACTGGGCGACCTACGCGCGGCAGGCCGCGGAGTTCCACCGGCGCAACGCCGCGGCGTGGGCCAGCGACCGGGTGGGCGCGGATCTCACGGAGCAGATCGATCCGGATTTCATTATCAATCCCGCAGGCATCGACGTAGCTCTCCGGAGTTAA
- the aspS gene encoding aspartate--tRNA(Asn) ligase codes for MQRILTERLATQAGATVTIQGWVHRRRLFKSVAFLVVRDASGLAQVVVTEPSDRARLERLTEGTAVEVTGRVAANPVAPGGAELVEPLLRTLSPLAVPTDFALHRPELDATLPTLLDRAALSLRHPRRAAALRVSAAAVAGFRAALDAERFVEVHTPKIVVSSTESGATVFGIDYFGRRAYLAQSPQFYKQMMVGVFERVYEVGPVFRAEPHDTARHLAQYTSLDAELGFVRDHRDVMAVLRGALHAMIETVRARVAVPGLPAVPAEIPAVAFPEALRIAGAHPDEPDLAPAHERALGEWARSAHGSEFVFVTGYPMAKRPFYTAPDPSAPGYSNGFDLLFRGVELVTGGQRLHAYDDYVAALAARGESPAPYASYLEAFRYGMPPHGGFAIGLERFVSRLTGAANVREVSAFPRDRHRLTP; via the coding sequence GTGCAACGCATCCTTACCGAACGGCTGGCCACGCAGGCCGGCGCGACCGTCACGATCCAGGGCTGGGTCCACCGGCGGCGACTGTTCAAATCCGTGGCGTTCCTGGTGGTACGGGACGCGTCCGGCCTGGCCCAGGTGGTGGTCACCGAGCCGTCGGACCGGGCGCGGCTGGAACGGCTGACCGAGGGGACCGCGGTGGAGGTGACCGGCCGGGTGGCCGCGAACCCGGTCGCCCCCGGTGGCGCGGAGCTGGTCGAGCCGCTCCTCCGGACCCTCAGCCCGCTCGCCGTACCCACGGACTTCGCTCTTCATCGCCCCGAGCTCGACGCGACGTTGCCGACGCTGCTGGACCGGGCGGCACTGTCGCTGCGGCATCCGCGCCGCGCGGCGGCGCTGCGGGTGAGCGCGGCGGCGGTCGCCGGGTTCCGTGCCGCGCTGGACGCGGAGCGGTTCGTCGAGGTGCACACGCCGAAGATCGTGGTGTCGTCGACGGAGTCCGGGGCGACCGTGTTCGGCATCGACTACTTCGGGCGCCGGGCCTATCTGGCGCAGTCGCCGCAGTTCTACAAGCAGATGATGGTCGGCGTGTTCGAGCGGGTCTACGAGGTCGGGCCGGTGTTCCGGGCCGAGCCGCACGACACCGCGCGGCACCTGGCGCAGTACACGTCGCTCGACGCGGAGCTGGGCTTCGTCCGCGACCACCGGGACGTGATGGCGGTGCTCCGCGGCGCGCTGCACGCCATGATCGAGACGGTACGGGCGCGGGTCGCCGTGCCGGGGCTGCCCGCGGTGCCGGCGGAGATCCCGGCCGTGGCGTTCCCGGAGGCGCTGCGGATCGCCGGCGCGCACCCGGACGAGCCGGACCTGGCGCCGGCGCACGAGCGGGCGCTGGGGGAGTGGGCGCGGTCGGCGCACGGGTCGGAGTTCGTGTTCGTGACCGGCTATCCGATGGCGAAGCGCCCGTTCTACACCGCGCCGGACCCGTCCGCGCCGGGCTACTCGAACGGCTTCGACCTGCTGTTCCGTGGCGTGGAGCTGGTCACCGGCGGGCAGCGGCTGCACGCGTACGACGACTACGTGGCCGCGCTGGCCGCGCGCGGCGAGTCGCCGGCACCGTACGCGTCCTACCTGGAGGCGTTCCGGTACGGCATGCCGCCGCACGGCGGGTTCGCGATCGGGCTGGAGCGGTTCGTGTCGCGGCTGACCGGCGCCGCGAACGTGCGCGAGGTCAGCGCGTTCCCGCGGGACCGGCACCGCCTGACGCCGTGA
- a CDS encoding LLM class flavin-dependent oxidoreductase produces MVPPDAGSPVRRRLGLFLLGAHGPASIPPLARAAEDAGLDDVWLAEHHFTAYGTLPSATVAAGHALGVTRRIEIGTAACVLPARHPVALGEEAALLHELSGGRFRLGVARGGPWVDLEVFGTGLPRRDHGFPESLDLLRSWLSGAYRVGSDSGLFRFREVTVSPRAAMPVWVAATSPATVEVAARRGLSLLLGMHADVAEKRDMLAHWDAVAVAHGHDPARADHASVHLAPGPAPLLESLLERTRDYVRIDGSPPAHRDLGAYAARLRRIHETVEDLPGVRRTLLFVEAAGPLDAVRDLISGLRRPVPEPAVRAVPAPTAPL; encoded by the coding sequence ATGGTTCCACCCGATGCCGGGTCGCCGGTCCGCCGGCGGCTCGGCCTCTTCCTGCTCGGCGCGCACGGGCCCGCCTCGATCCCACCGCTGGCGCGCGCGGCCGAGGACGCCGGGCTGGACGACGTGTGGCTGGCCGAGCACCACTTCACCGCGTACGGCACGCTGCCGTCCGCGACCGTGGCGGCCGGGCACGCGCTCGGCGTCACCCGCCGGATCGAGATCGGCACGGCCGCGTGCGTGCTGCCGGCCCGCCACCCGGTGGCACTGGGCGAGGAGGCGGCGCTGCTGCACGAGCTCTCCGGCGGGCGGTTCCGGCTCGGCGTGGCGCGCGGCGGCCCGTGGGTGGACCTGGAGGTGTTCGGCACCGGGCTGCCCCGGCGCGACCACGGCTTCCCGGAGTCGCTGGACCTGCTCCGCTCGTGGCTCTCCGGCGCGTACCGGGTCGGCTCCGATTCCGGTCTCTTCCGCTTCCGCGAGGTTACGGTGTCGCCGCGGGCGGCCATGCCGGTCTGGGTCGCGGCCACCTCGCCGGCCACCGTGGAGGTCGCGGCGCGACGCGGACTGTCGCTGCTGCTCGGCATGCACGCGGACGTCGCCGAGAAGCGGGACATGCTGGCGCACTGGGACGCGGTGGCGGTCGCGCACGGCCACGATCCCGCGCGCGCCGACCATGCCTCGGTCCACCTGGCTCCCGGGCCGGCGCCGCTGCTGGAGTCGCTGCTGGAGCGCACCCGCGACTACGTCCGCATCGACGGTTCGCCGCCGGCGCATCGTGACCTGGGTGCCTACGCGGCCCGGCTGCGCCGGATCCACGAGACCGTCGAGGACCTTCCGGGGGTACGCCGCACGCTGCTCTTCGTCGAGGCGGCCGGCCCGCTCGACGCGGTCCGCGACCTGATCTCCGGCCTCCGGCGCCCGGTGCCGGAACCGGCCGTGCGGGCGGTGCCGGCGCCTACAGCGCCGCTCTGA
- a CDS encoding TIGR01777 family oxidoreductase: MRILLAGASGFLGTALRERLRADGHDLRQLVRRTPENGDQIPWKPSSGHLDPAALRGVDAVINLAGASIGGQRWTNSYKRKLRSSRVDTTATLARAIASLPADERPKVLLNGSAKGWYGDTGDTPVEEDAPPGDGFLSDLCRVWEAAARPAEDAGVRVVYLRSGLPLDKRGGLLQPLVLLFKAGLGGRIGSGRQYIPWMSLADWVGATVFLLERDDIAGPVNMNAPAPATNAEFTKELAAALHRPAIVPVPGFVIQTVLGEFSTEILTGTRSLPGVLNRAGYPWLHPTLPAAIRAAL, from the coding sequence ATGAGGATTCTGCTGGCGGGGGCGTCAGGCTTCTTGGGTACGGCACTGCGCGAGCGCCTGCGGGCCGACGGGCACGATCTGCGGCAGCTGGTCCGGCGCACACCGGAGAACGGCGACCAGATCCCGTGGAAGCCCTCGTCCGGCCACCTCGACCCGGCCGCGCTGCGCGGCGTGGACGCCGTGATCAACCTGGCCGGTGCCAGCATCGGCGGTCAGCGCTGGACCAACTCCTACAAGCGCAAGCTGCGCAGCAGCCGGGTGGACACCACCGCCACGTTGGCCCGCGCGATCGCCTCGCTGCCGGCGGACGAGCGGCCGAAGGTCCTCCTGAACGGCTCCGCGAAGGGCTGGTACGGCGACACCGGCGACACCCCGGTCGAGGAGGACGCGCCGCCCGGTGACGGTTTCCTGTCGGATCTGTGCCGGGTCTGGGAGGCCGCGGCCCGGCCGGCCGAGGACGCCGGCGTCCGGGTGGTCTACCTGCGCTCCGGGCTGCCGCTGGACAAGCGCGGCGGCCTGCTGCAGCCGCTGGTGCTGCTGTTCAAGGCCGGGCTCGGCGGGCGGATCGGCAGCGGCCGGCAGTACATCCCGTGGATGTCGCTGGCCGACTGGGTGGGCGCGACCGTGTTCCTGCTGGAACGCGACGACATCGCCGGGCCGGTCAACATGAACGCGCCGGCCCCGGCCACGAACGCGGAGTTCACCAAGGAGCTGGCCGCGGCGCTGCACCGGCCGGCGATCGTGCCGGTGCCGGGGTTCGTCATCCAGACCGTGCTGGGCGAGTTCTCCACGGAGATCCTGACCGGCACCCGGTCGCTGCCGGGCGTGCTGAACCGGGCCGGCTATCCGTGGCTCCACCCGACGCTGCCGGCCGCGATCAGAGCGGCGCTGTAG